The nucleotide window caggtggattcttgaccactgaccCACACGGGACGCCCAGAAACAAAGTCAGTGTTTGTGAAAAACACATCCAGGACACGCTTCACCTGAGACTGAGACCCACAGTGGGCATCTCAAGTCTGTAATAAATACACATTCCTATAtcttcccacccccccaccccgcaccgcAGAGGAGGGAAAACTCTGCAAGGGCTCCCAACTCATGCCTGACATCAGGAGTTCCTGCTTGCTCTGGTTGTGTGTTAACTGTCTCTTTGTTTGACTAAATCAAAGTTACCCCAAGAAAAAGGACTCGAGTCCAGTCTGCACAAACGAGGGCACTGAAGCTCTAAGGCCCATCTGCTCCCGTGCTGTCTTGGTCTACAAAGAACCTAACATGAGCAGCGTGAAGCAGGGAAGCCGGGTCCCTCTTGGCCTCCGGGTGGCGGGACGGGCTCTGCAGCTGCAGTGTCTCTTTGGAGTTGAGCAGGACCACTGGGAGCCAAGGCACCAGGGACAGATTCCTAGATGCCCCCTACTTTAGCCCAGCCTCACAATGCAGAGTCCTCCCTGGGCATCAGCCATGTTGGGAAATGCCTGGGAAGACAAACCCACTGCTCACAGGATGTCTGCAAGGGATCTGAGCCTGGCACAGAGGCCGGgatcccaccccccaccagcacAAAGAGTGGGTACCTTTCCATTTCAGTGCACCATAAGATGTCCTCTTTCTCATTCATGAAGACGGGGAAATGCtggtctttgccctgctttatgGAGTTCGACCTAGTAGTAATGGTCCTCACTTTGCTGAACTAGAAGATGGGAGAGGAAACGGAAGATGAGCACTCATCCGCAGCTGACAGCGACTGCCATGTCCGAGGCCTACAAGGCCTGCTTCATCCAGGGGCCAGGGTTGCCCTGCTCTTCCTCCTACACAGAGGGTACCCGGCCATCCTCACTCCAATCCTGCTGGCCAAGGACTAGAGACAACAGCTTGAGCCACTGTCCTTCCCAAGTATTCtaagaaatgtttttcttcccaggagtaaTGATTTACAGGCAAAAGGATGCCGAATTACCCAGGGGTGCAAAGACACCCCTGGGGTGCCAGCAGTCCCAGGAGATTTCTCCAGAGAGAAATGGAACTACCACATCATAGGAGAATCTGCTCTGAAGGTTCGTGCAATGATGATCCTGGCCTGGTAATTCAAAAGCCCAGGGATCTCGGCCAAGACTTCTTAGCGTCTGCCTCCCACGGGACCAGCAGGGCGACACTCAGCAAGGATTCTGACCTCTTCCCCTGCCCTTCAGGCTTTCCCCCAGACCCTCCCTGTCTGGCCAACTGCAACCCCGAGTTCCATCCTCCGCAGGCAGCACACAGCCCTGGTGCTGCTCCAGCGCATCCTGCCCTTCTCCTTACCCCTAGCAGAGGGCTTTGATGCTGGGGCTAACCTTGGCTATTCGGCCGTGCTCCAGACACTCCTGCAGCTCCAGCTTATCATTCACAGTGGATGCCAATGGCctaggaggcaggagagagagggtAACGACCGAAACCAGGAGAATGGCAGGGATGCACTCTCAGCACTGACCCAGCAGCCATCTGATTCACATGGAGAAGTAAAGAACCCCCATCAAACTCCCCCAAACACGGGCACAGACACTGTGGCCACTCACGGACATAGGGCCATGAAGCATCAAATCCTTTAAGGTAAACTCAAAAGTGGTCCCAAACTACAAATAAACAGATAACGCCTGCCTGCCAAGAAGGGGAAACACCCAATTATTTTTAAACCTGTTCCCTAAAAATAGACTGCACCTGAAAAGTACTCATCACAAAGCAAGCTTTGGCATGACAGAATGTTCTGTATTTTGACTATGGTGATGGTTACAGGTATGTACGGTGGATGACACTCATCAAACTGTACATCTTACATGTACAGTTAACAAGAACTTAAATTCTGCACAGTCCCCAGAAGACTAAAACTCCGTGACACTCAACGTGTCACTATTCAGAAGGCAGAAAAGATCACTAAGTATCACTTTAGGTGATAGCCTTTTCTGACATTTAGGATTACTTACTAAAGGTTTCACATAGTGGTCTACCACCCAGGACCCATGGTCAAGTTGCACCTCCAAACTCCTCTCTGTTTATGtgcacatgtgcacgcacacccaccctcacacacacacacacacacacacagcgtaCTTTGTCCCCTTGTGCTTGTACTTTGTCCCCTGCAGTAACTCCACTCCTCCTGGAAGCTCAGAGTTCTAAAATTTTAGGCTTGGAAGAAGCAGGTAAGAAAACCCCACAGGCCCAAGGTCTGTCAGGAGATAATGACTTAGTGGCTCTATAAAAATACTATACTACATAAGCCCATCCACTTTATCAAATATGCACAGACATCCTGGGAAGGTTAGGGGGACACCAAGACAGTTTTTAGGTCAGCTACCCACTGACCCACCTCCTTCCGAGCCACAAGCCCTCGAGAAAGACAGGAGCTTTGCCAAACGGGTCTGAGACTGGGAAGTTCCTAAAACCTCCTGCTATTGGCAGAGAGGCATAGTAGATGACCGAGGTCAGGTTAAATGGTTCATCTAATTTACAAGGAAACCATGGAAATTTAAAATCCacatttggggtgggggtgggaggcggttcaggagggaggggacacatagcctatggccgattcatgctgATACAGggcaaaaatcatcacaacaGTGtgattatcccccaattaaaataatttaaaaaaaaacttaaaacattcTGGAAAATACTTCTCTTTGTAATATATTATTGCAATTGGGGGAGTATCCCTCTGCTTTTGAACCGCTGACTCTCAACCAGAATTCTTTTCTCCTcataaagtgagtgaagtcgctcagtcgtgtctgactctttgcgacccgatagactgtagcctgccaggatcctccgtTCATGGATTTTCCagacgagtactggagtgggttgccatttccttctccagaggacctttccgacccagggattgaacctggatctcccgcgttgtaggcagatgctttaccttctgagccactgggggagaAACCTGGTGGTTTCTTCTCATAGGCCTTTTTATAATATGACTATTACactgaagaaatgaaattttcttcGTTCCTGGGCATTAACATCTCTGTGCAAACTACACAAAGGGCATCTTCCCAAAAAAGGACTCGATGCCAACAATGTGCGTGAACAGTAGTGGAGCAGGATGCTCTAAGCTGTGTGGTGCCTGCTGTTTCAAGATGCTGCCTCtgcacgtgcaccccaatgttcatcacagcactgtttataatagccaggacatggaagcaacctagatgcccatcagcagacgaatggataaggaagttgtggtacatatacaccatggaatattactcagccattaaaaagaattcatttgaaccagttctaatgagatggatgaaactggagcccattatacagagtgaagtaagccagaaagataaagaccattacagtatactaacacatatatatggaatttagaaagatggtaatgataaccctatatgcaaaacagaaaaagagacacagatgtacacaacagacttttggactctgtgggagaaggcgagggtgggatgtttcgagagaacagcattgaaacatgtatattatctagggtgaaacagatcaccagcccaggctggatgcatgagacaagtgctcgggcctggtgcactgggaagacccagagggatcgggtagagagggaggtgggaggggggattgggatggggaatacatgtaaatccatggctgattcatgtcagtgtatgacaaaaaccactacaatattgtagagtaattagcctccaactaataaaaataaattaaaaaaaaaaagaaaatattaaaaaaaaaagatgctgtctCTGGAGCCCAGCGGCAGGCACCACTCTTTCCCATTCCCAAACACGTCCTCCGTGGCTTTACCTCAGGAAACTAAGGACTAGCTGACTCTCGACACATCACCAGTACAAGAGAACCAACCCTGTAACTCAGCAGCACCATACACGGTCTTCTGTGTCAAGAGTGTGCTTTTTAAAGGCCCTATCTGGGACCACTAGTTTTTCGATTCTTAGCCAAGTTATTTTCTACACCCTGACTCCCCTTCTTCCTCaaggaaaagcaaagacaaaatacTTGGCAGAGCAGCAAGCTGGTCTGCAGGGGAGGCTGGTCACCCCTCGCACCATCGTCCTGCCTGCAGACACCCACCCATGGCCACCCAGGCACGGAGCTCTCACCAACCTGTTCATACCAGGAAGGTTCCCCCAGAAGTAGCGGGCCCTGTGCGCAGCTGACACTTCTTTGGCATCAATCATCACAGGGTTGGACtataaaacagaagagagagagacgAATATTATAGCGTGCCAGGAAACTTATTAGTTTAGAGCCTCAAAGGCTCTCACTTCTCTCTCAAGAGGCCACACTGTGACAGCCTGAAGCTCCCTGGAAAAGCCAGAATCAAACTCAGCTACATTCCACATGCTCCCACAGGAACATTCTAGACCCGCACATGGTCCACACTGCCAAGATGGAGATGTTCTATCTGCACTGTTCCATGTTGTATCCACTAGCCCACCAGGTGCTGATGGTTGGGTACTTGAGGAGGCTGGTGCGACTGGGGAGTTTTAACGTCAGTTTAAACGCCGCATGTGGCAGATGTCCACCTCGTTGGACCACACAGCTCCAGCTAACCCAGAGGCTTTGGGAAAAAACATTCCAACAAGTATGGATGTCTTTACTGCATGTCCAGATAATGAGCCAAACAGACGCTTGCTCCAACACAGTCAACACCAGCTTAAGGGGTCTGACCCCAAGACTTGGGTACACAAACTGCTCAGCCAGAGAAGGACTCTGGCCCAGAAACCCTCTGCACAGGCCCAAACTGGGCTCAGCCAAGTTGGGACCCACATTACTGGAAGTAAAAACAGAGATAAACCGTGttttcttcccaggtggcataaaGCACCCATCATGGTGCCTGGGAATGAGGACAAACCATCCTGGTTGGGAAAACTGATTCTGGCATCTCAAAAGGTTCCCCCAGGGAAACAGCACACAGACCTCCCAGCCAAGGAGTCTGGCACTCCACCTTGCTTATGACAGTCAGGTCCTCCACACTCTGAGGCCACACTGACATACCACCTCTTAAGAGTGAGGCCACGGGTTCTATCAGGGGTGGGATTCCTCCTCACCTACTCGGGAAGCCCAGAGCTTACCAACGGGCCCCTTGCAAAGCAGAAGTCCCCAGTCCCCAGCTCCACAATGCAGATGAGATAGGGATAAAGCAGCAGTCCAAGGTAGAAGCCATTAGTGAGCTGGCCAAACCAAGGGTGCTGGCTATACCTCGAGAAATCGCGAGATGTCCCTCTTGTCACTAACGCCCATGGCCACCACATTCTCAAAGAGCCAGAAGAAGGGGCGGTCATCTCCCTCCTTGGGCCGCGCATCATGCAGGAGGCGGTAGAACTCAAAGAAGAGCCGGCCAGTGCCCTCTGAGAGGTCGGAAGAGAAAGCCATCAGCTGGGGCTGTCTGCAGGAGACAGTGGTGTGGCTCGGGCACGGGGAGGGTGGGATCGTTGGGAGTAGCCGTCCCAGGGCAGAAATATCCAAAGAGGAAACCGATGTGCGGAAGCGCCAGCTCAGGAGGCGGAGGGGTGACGAGCCACCTACCGTAGAGTCCCTTGCGGGCGGGGTTGACGATGGAGAGATCATTGCAGGGACTGCCCCCAATCACCAGATCGAACGGGCCCCACTCCTGGATCTGGGAGGATAAAGGTAATGTGATGGGCCTGATGTCCGGGGACAGAGgcggaaaggaagagagaaatgatCTGTGAAGTTGGCAAAAAAAAGTACTTTGCTTGGGAGAGAAGAGACCCGAATGCTTTGTATGCtgtctacacacacatacacactccttCCAGCCATGGGCAAGTTACTGAAGCTCTCTGGGCCCAGTTTTCCAGATAGTAAAGTGAAGTGACTGAACTGTGGGGATCTAGGAGGCCAGCAAGGAAAACAGCCATGCAGAGACAGCAGTCCGGGCTGCGCCAGATGAAATGGGCCCTGTGCCCTCTGAACCCTTCCAATGCCCTTCAGGGGCTGGGATTCAAGGTCTACATGTTTACCTGGAAAGGCAAGAGGGCCACTCAGAGAGGACCCCACCAGACCCCACTACTCTCGACAAAATGCAGGCTGGTGAAGCTGCAGTGGCTAGCGGTACCACGAGGACGGGAACCAACTGTACCCCCACAGCGCTTCACTCAAGGGGGCCCAGAAACCAGCCAGGGAGAAGCCCAAGCCCAAAAGGCCTGGCTTCCCAATTCCCAGTGGAACCTGCCCAGCCTCTTGAGACAAAAGAGGGAGATGGaagagcaggagggagagagTTCAAGCGGGGAGAGGAAGATGAAAGCAGTGGGCGCCGGCCCAGGAGCTGAGTGACTTGAAAAGGGGGCGGGCCCAGGAGCTGAGCGATGTGTAGAAGGGGGCGGGTCCAGGGGCTGAGTGCCATAAAGGGGCGGGCCCAGGAGTTGAGTGACGTGAAGGGGCGGGTCCAGGAGATGAGTGACGTGGAGAAAGGGGCGGACTGCGGCGCTGACGTACATGCTTCTGTGTAACGCTGCGGACGTCCCCGACGTACATGATCTTCCCCTGGTGCCGCACCATGCCCACCGTGATGGAGTCCTCACACACCTCAGAGGCGATGTAGCGGTCCACCTGAATGCCCAAGTCCTTCAGCACCAGAAGCCCTGTACCAGCCAGCAAAAAGCAGAGTCACTGGGTCACCTGCCCGGCACCCTGGTCTTTGCAGGGGGTCCCTGTGGCCAGCCAGACACGTGGGTCAGAGTCAGGCCCAAGCCCCACCCTGCCCAGAAAGCTGCCTGGAAACTTCCGGGTCAGATTGGAATTATCAGTAACAAGGACATTGAGGCTGTTACCGTTGAGGCTGTCTCATGCCTAATTGGATCTATTCAGAAAACATTCCAAGAAGGACATTCCAGGGCTTTCTGGAACGAGGGGAGAACAACAGTTGACTCTCGAGTGGGCTTTCCTTTGCTATTTCTGTACACGGGTCCTTCCTTGGCCCTTAACATCACGCTGCAATTCAGCCATCCAACAATACTCAACGTAAACACCGCCTGCTCTAAAAAGGTTTCACTGATGCCCACCCCATTCATTCCATGGCCCCCAGGATGGCCTTCCCGCCTCTGTGAGCCCCCAACACTTGGGCACCCTCTCCACCTCAGAGGACCACGCATGCCTGATCCAGCCCTTCTCTTGGGTCTTCAAGGCAGAGTGGGTGGTCTCATTGAATGTGCTTCCTCCTGAGCTAACCAGTATTCACGCTTCCTGACCAGGACCCTTCCACAAACGCTGGCTGGAACAGACCAGCGTTCCGAAAGACCCTGAGAACTTCAGGAGACTCTGTATGATCCTCCACTGCTCCCAGCAGATCTGCTCCTAGCAGACCTCCCCACAAGGAGCCTGCCCAGACGCTTGGGGTGTGACGTGGATTAAGGAGGCTTCCAGGTTATAGCCTGGGAAACCAAAGCTGTAAATGAACTCCTTTAGGTTCACACAACGACAGCACTGAGCTGGGTAAAGAAGACACACATCCGGCCGGGGGACCAGTCCCACCCTCTGGCCAAGGTCTCTGGGCCCagccttcccatctccctctgaTCCTGGGACAAGTTCTGAGGAGGACTGTTCTTTCCTAAAGATGGAACAGCCTcagcctgggggcagggcagaggggtgGTTGTCAAGACTCAGGTTAAGAACCATATGAAATTAAAACCTGGCTACACAGTTAATGGGTTAAGTATACAAAGACGCATGTATGAGAATGCTTGTTACAGCACTGCCCAGAAGAATCAGGAAAAAAGTAAACCATCCAATAGGGGTTTATTAAATTATGGTACTTTCACTCCACGGAATCACATGTAGCATTTACAAACAACATAGTCCTATATTGGTTGATGTGAAAAACTACTCATAACACTATAAATGAAATGGCAAGTTATAACACTATGCATTTTAATATCTACATATGATTATATAAACATACAAGCCCAGAAAAAATCTAAAATCTAAAAATGTAAAAGGACATATACCAAAACACTAATTATAGGATTATGGgcaatttaaatattctttagactcttttgtttacAGTTTGTTTTTCACTGTGACTTATAATCAAAGCACAACAGGACTGCCTATGTTTTTACTTTGGTCGCCAAGTCTGTCCTTTGAGGTTTTGTGAAAATCTTCAATAATCTCTGACCAGCGACACCTCCATTTTCTGCTGAAGAGCCCCCtagccctgcctccctgcccattTAAGGGAATGCCCACTGAACATGCTGGCTTACCACTTATTTTCAACTTCTCATTGAACACAAGAGTTTCCTCCTTAGGCTAATATTTTAACAGCTGTAATATTAACTGTCACCCTGTTTTGCCAGAGTGACATACACAGAGTCCCCCGAGCTCAGCGCCCATGTCCTAGGACCAAGATGCCAACCACTCTCACCTGTAGCGATTCCATCGAATAGAGACAGCACCCGGATGGGCTTCCTCTTCTCAGCTGGGACAGGTGGGTAAACCTTCGGAGGGTCCTAGCAGCCAGCACAACAGGCCAGGTGAGCATCCAGGAATGTACCGCAGACCCACACCTGGGGCAGGCCTCTCTGCCGATTGTGAGCACTTAGGCCCTCCGGACCCCCACACCCCTGGCTGGCAGCACAGGCATGGCTACACGGTGCTCAGGACCTCAATCCAGTGCTCTCGCTTTGGCAGAGTCTGCCCTCTGGCTCTGGCAGGTGGGGGTTGAAAAGAGCTGCCCTCCACCCAGCACCCAGCACTCACGAATTCCTGGTCATGGTTGTTGGCGAAGAACATCTGGAGCCGAGACGGCCAGTCGTCCCGCCGCCGCAGCAGCCCATAGGTACCCTTGTGCCCACACATGTAGCAGTTCCAGGGGTCTTCCTTGATGGCTGCCTGCgcagcccctggccccaccaAGAGATCCACACACTCCACGCAAAAGCACCTGGAAGGAAGCAAGGGGAGCGGAGGGGACGCTCACCCCCAGGCCAGGATGGAGCGTGGCTGTGCCTGCAGCGCTGGGCAGGATGGGCGGCGAAAGTCCAGGTGCCAGGCAAGGAGGAGTGCACCGCCTTCGGGGCAGGGCCTCACCTGCAGCAATTGTTGTTCCCACACATGAGCACCTCGCGCCCCCCGCAGCAGATGGTGCAGTAGGACTGATAGCCGTCATCATCGTACTGGTACGCGCATTCCAGGAAGCAGTTCTAGGGAGCAGTGTGGAGGCTCAGAGACCAACGGGCAGGGCACCACCCAGGCCAGTCAGTGCAAAGACAGGCGGTAAACCCAGCCTCCGGGCTCTCCCCTTGGAACCTCGATACAGCCCTAGAGACACAACCCTGCCACCCATCTAGTCAGGGTTCCGCCCGGACCACACATCTGGGAAGGGGACGCTGTGGGGAGAggcaccctaaccctaactcaaCGACCTGTCCTGCCCCCACTTCACACTAGTGACTGTGACATTGTGAGCCCGCATCTGGGGACGAGAACCAGGCCTTAGAGTGGAGGCAAGGATCTCTCATAGGAAAAGCAACAGCAGGTCAGACACTTGAACCCCCAGGGTCCATTTTATCAGGACTCTGCATCAAGAGCAAACCTGAGTCACCCTTATAGCTACCACACGTGCTACAGCCCAGAGGCCAGGAGGTGTGGTCAGCCCAGGGCCTCGTCTCTGCTGGGTGTGCCCTACCTTGCAGTTTTGGCACATTCCTCCGATGAAGAGAGGGTGTTCCAAGGTGACGTTGAGGCTCCCACAAGAGATGCAGATGTCTGGGAACAGCGGAGGCAGAGTGTCACTGAAGGGCCCCCCTCCCGCCTGGGGCCCAAGCCTGGCTCCAGAAGAGCTGTGTCTAGTGGCGTGCTGGAGTGTCAGCCAGAAAAGGTGGCAGGAAGGCATCTAGGAGGGGTCCCATGGAACAGGGAGGCCATGCGGCCCCACCCCAGAAGCCTACTCATCTCCCAGAGCAGCACCGCCGCCTTCCAGGAAAAGCACGATATGAGGACAAGAGCCTGCCTGCGAGAACAGGCCGGACCCTGGGTCACTCTGGAGATGTCCCTGAGCAGCCAGTCCTCAGGGCCTGGGCCCCTGCTCCCATTCATCCCAGCCCTGAGGTCCCCGAGCTGGACACACCATCACTTGGCAAAGGGAGACAAGACCTGGGAGGCACTAATGACCATCAGAGGAGAGAAGGTGGAGAAAAGGTAAAAGGGCCAAGCTCAAAtccaggcttccccggtggcttaggtgtaaagaatccgcctgcaatgcaggagatgcaggttcaatccctgggtcgggaagatcccctggaggaggtcacggcaaccactccagtattcttgcctggagaatcccatggacagaggagcctggcaggctacagtccaggggtttgcgaagagtcggacgcgactgaagcaacttgagcctgcatgcaagtccaAGAGAGGGCACCTTTCTCTGACCCACAACCCTAATGACCAGCCCCTACCACTGACAGGGAAGACTGTGGCACCAGGAAGGCAGGT belongs to Cervus elaphus chromosome 11, mCerEla1.1, whole genome shotgun sequence and includes:
- the DNMT3A gene encoding DNA (cytosine-5)-methyltransferase 3A isoform X4 — encoded protein: MAAAPPRMAGEPLQKRAEKKAKVIAVMNAVEENQGSTESQKVEEASPPAVQQPTDPASPTVATTPEPVGADAGDKNATKAADDEPEYEDGRGFGIGELVWGKLRGFSWWPGRIVSWWMTGRSRAAEGTRWVMWFGDGKFSVVCVEKLMPLSSFCSAFHQATYNKQPMYRKAIYEVLQVASSRAGKLFPMCHDSDESDTAKAVEVQNKQMIEWALGGFQPSGPKGLEPPEEEKNPYKEVYTDMWVEPEAAAYAPPPPAKKPRKSTTEKPKVKEIIDERTRERLVYEVRQKCRNIEDICISCGSLNVTLEHPLFIGGMCQNCKNCFLECAYQYDDDGYQSYCTICCGGREVLMCGNNNCCRCFCVECVDLLVGPGAAQAAIKEDPWNCYMCGHKGTYGLLRRRDDWPSRLQMFFANNHDQEFDPPKVYPPVPAEKRKPIRVLSLFDGIATGLLVLKDLGIQVDRYIASEVCEDSITVGMVRHQGKIMYVGDVRSVTQKHIQEWGPFDLVIGGSPCNDLSIVNPARKGLYEGTGRLFFEFYRLLHDARPKEGDDRPFFWLFENVVAMGVSDKRDISRFLESNPVMIDAKEVSAAHRARYFWGNLPGMNRPLASTVNDKLELQECLEHGRIAKFSKVRTITTRSNSIKQGKDQHFPVFMNEKEDILWCTEMERVFGFPVHYTDVSNMSRLARQRLLGRSWSVPVIRHLFAPLKEYFACV
- the DNMT3A gene encoding DNA (cytosine-5)-methyltransferase 3A isoform X7, with the protein product MGILEQVLRTNGPAGHSLKEEHETAEKKAKVIAVMNAVEENQGSTESQKVEEASPPAVQQPTDPASPTVATTPEPVGADAGDKNATKAADDEPEYEDGRGFGIGELVWGKLRGFSWWPGRIVSWWMTGRSRAAEGTRWVMWFGDGKFSVVCVEKLMPLSSFCSAFHQATYNKQPMYRKAIYEVLQVASSRAGKLFPMCHDSDESDTAKAVEVQNKQMIEWALGGFQPSGPKGLEPPEEEKNPYKEVYTDMWVEPEAAAYAPPPPAKKPRKSTTEKPKVKEIIDERTRERLVYEVRQKCRNIEDICISCGSLNVTLEHPLFIGGMCQNCKNCFLECAYQYDDDGYQSYCTICCGGREVLMCGNNNCCRCFCVECVDLLVGPGAAQAAIKEDPWNCYMCGHKGTYGLLRRRDDWPSRLQMFFANNHDQEFDPPKVYPPVPAEKRKPIRVLSLFDGIATGLLVLKDLGIQVDRYIASEVCEDSITVGMVRHQGKIMYVGDVRSVTQKHIQEWGPFDLVIGGSPCNDLSIVNPARKGLYEGTGRLFFEFYRLLHDARPKEGDDRPFFWLFENVVAMGVSDKRDISRFLESNPVMIDAKEVSAAHRARYFWGNLPGMNRPLASTVNDKLELQECLEHGRIAKFSKVRTITTRSNSIKQGKDQHFPVFMNEKEDILWCTEMERVFGFPVHYTDVSNMSRLARQRLLGRSWSVPVIRHLFAPLKEYFACV
- the DNMT3A gene encoding DNA (cytosine-5)-methyltransferase 3A isoform X6, which produces MNAVEENQGSTESQKVEEASPPAVQQPTDPASPTVATTPEPVGADAGDKNATKAADDEPEYEDGRGFGIGELVWGKLRGFSWWPGRIVSWWMTGRSRAAEGTRWVMWFGDGKFSVVCVEKLMPLSSFCSAFHQATYNKQPMYRKAIYEVLQVASSRAGKLFPMCHDSDESDTAKAVEVQNKQMIEWALGGFQPSGPKGLEPPEEEKNPYKEVYTDMWVEPEAAAYAPPPPAKKPRKSTTEKPKVKEIIDERTRERLVYEVRQKCRNIEDICISCGSLNVTLEHPLFIGGMCQNCKNCFLECAYQYDDDGYQSYCTICCGGREVLMCGNNNCCRCFCVECVDLLVGPGAAQAAIKEDPWNCYMCGHKGTYGLLRRRDDWPSRLQMFFANNHDQEFDPPKVYPPVPAEKRKPIRVLSLFDGIATGLLVLKDLGIQVDRYIASEVCEDSITVGMVRHQGKIMYVGDVRSVTQKHIQEWGPFDLVIGGSPCNDLSIVNPARKGLYEGTGRLFFEFYRLLHDARPKEGDDRPFFWLFENVVAMGVSDKRDISRFLESNPVMIDAKEVSAAHRARYFWGNLPGMNRPLASTVNDKLELQECLEHGRIAKFSKVRTITTRSNSIKQGKDQHFPVFMNEKEDILWCTEMERVFGFPVHYTDVSNMSRLARQRLLGRSWSVPVIRHLFAPLKEYFACV